From a single Herbiconiux sp. SALV-R1 genomic region:
- a CDS encoding YqaJ viral recombinase family protein: MLSFPWEDELDVAPPPPPHLTRVVAESSDRVAWLRARSRGVTATDAARLSSDAAVRTVAWEKFHGTGFTGNVFTQHGRDREPEIAAWVLREHGIEPSVALFHAARERRHLATPDGLRCDADGTLLLAEIKTTSKPWSRIPRGYLRQVWWQQYVLGAERTLVVWEQHRDFVPVAAEPRCQWVERDESEIELLVRRADELLAWMRGERGERRAR, from the coding sequence ATGCTCTCCTTCCCCTGGGAAGACGAGCTCGACGTCGCGCCCCCGCCCCCACCGCACCTCACCCGGGTCGTCGCCGAGTCGAGCGACCGGGTCGCGTGGCTCCGCGCCCGCAGCCGAGGGGTCACCGCGACAGACGCCGCGCGCCTCTCGAGCGACGCGGCCGTGCGCACCGTGGCGTGGGAGAAGTTCCACGGCACCGGCTTCACCGGCAACGTCTTCACGCAGCACGGCCGCGACCGCGAGCCCGAGATCGCGGCCTGGGTGCTGCGCGAGCACGGCATCGAGCCGAGCGTCGCGCTGTTCCACGCCGCACGGGAACGCCGGCACCTCGCGACCCCCGACGGGCTGCGCTGCGACGCCGACGGCACGCTGCTGCTCGCCGAGATCAAGACGACCTCGAAGCCGTGGTCGCGCATCCCTCGTGGGTATCTGCGTCAGGTGTGGTGGCAGCAGTACGTGCTCGGGGCGGAGCGCACCCTCGTGGTGTGGGAGCAGCACCGCGACTTCGTGCCCGTCGCGGCCGAGCCGCGCTGCCAGTGGGTCGAGCGCGACGAGTCGGAGATCGAGCTGCTGGTGCGGCGCGCCGACGAACTGCTCGCCTGGATGCGCGGCGAACGCGGCGAGCGTCGCGCCCGCTGA
- the rplJ gene encoding 50S ribosomal protein L10, giving the protein MANKEASVAELTELFQSSTAVLLTEYRGLSVAQLKQLRGSIREHASYAVVKNTLTKIAANNAGISSFDDELAGPSAIAFVHGDPVAVAKSLRDFAKANPLLIVKGGYFDGNPLSAEEVTKLADLESREVLLAKLAGAFKASLFGAAYLFNAPLSKAVRTVEALREKQESAS; this is encoded by the coding sequence ATGGCGAACAAGGAAGCCTCGGTTGCCGAGCTCACGGAACTCTTCCAGAGCTCGACCGCCGTTCTGCTGACCGAGTACCGCGGTCTCTCGGTCGCGCAGCTCAAGCAGCTGCGCGGAAGCATCCGTGAGCACGCGTCATACGCCGTGGTGAAGAACACGCTGACCAAGATCGCGGCGAACAACGCCGGCATCTCGTCGTTCGACGACGAACTCGCCGGTCCTTCCGCTATCGCCTTCGTCCACGGTGACCCCGTGGCCGTCGCCAAGTCGCTGCGTGACTTCGCCAAGGCAAACCCTCTTCTCATCGTGAAGGGCGGTTACTTCGACGGTAACCCCCTGAGCGCCGAAGAGGTCACCAAGCTCGCCGACCTCGAATCCCGTGAAGTGCTGCTGGCGAAGCTCGCCGGTGCCTTCAAGGCCTCGCTGTTCGGTGCCGCCTATCTCTTCAACGCACCGCTGTCGAAGGCCGTTCGCACGGTCGAAGCGCTGCGCGAGAAGCAGGAGTCCGCTTCCTGA
- a CDS encoding response regulator transcription factor, with product MTLDGSLLSGSGNSSQAAKQPRLRRADGSPVRALVVDDENTLTDLLSMALRYEGWEVKTASEGRQALTIAREFRPDVIVLDVMLPDIDGLQVLNRVRGDGQETPVLFLTAKDALDDRIAGLTAGGDDYVTKPFSLEELVARLRGLIRRSTLVVADADDPIVTVGDLELNEDSHEVFRDGEPIELTATEFELLRYLMRNPRRVLSKAQILDRVWSYDFGGKSSVVEIYISYLRKKVDAGRTPMIHTVRGAGYMLKPAL from the coding sequence GTGACTCTCGACGGCTCTCTCCTCTCCGGCTCCGGCAACTCCTCCCAGGCGGCCAAGCAGCCCCGGCTGCGCCGCGCCGACGGCTCGCCGGTGCGGGCGCTCGTCGTCGACGACGAGAACACGCTCACAGACCTGCTCTCGATGGCCCTCCGCTACGAGGGCTGGGAGGTGAAGACCGCGAGCGAGGGGCGTCAGGCGCTCACCATCGCCCGCGAGTTCCGCCCCGACGTCATCGTGCTCGACGTCATGCTGCCCGACATCGACGGCCTTCAGGTGCTCAACCGTGTGCGCGGCGACGGGCAGGAGACCCCCGTGCTCTTCCTCACCGCGAAAGACGCGCTCGACGACCGCATCGCCGGGCTCACCGCCGGGGGCGACGACTACGTCACCAAGCCGTTCAGCCTCGAGGAGCTGGTGGCCCGCCTGCGCGGCCTCATCCGTCGTTCCACCCTCGTCGTGGCCGACGCCGACGACCCGATCGTCACGGTCGGCGACCTCGAGCTGAACGAAGACAGCCACGAGGTCTTCCGCGACGGCGAGCCGATCGAGCTCACCGCCACCGAGTTCGAGCTGCTGCGCTACCTCATGCGCAACCCGCGGCGCGTGCTGAGCAAGGCGCAGATCCTCGACCGGGTGTGGAGCTACGACTTCGGCGGCAAGTCGAGCGTCGTCGAGATCTACATCTCCTACCTGCGCAAGAAGGTCGACGCCGGCCGCACCCCGATGATCCACACGGTGCGCGGTGCCGGGTACATGCTGAAGCCGGCGCTGTGA
- a CDS encoding cell wall metabolism sensor histidine kinase WalK → MTLRRTLILSVLGLIALAGVIIGVVSTVALNGFLVNRLDDQLREASNRTLGALTGAQGPGPQGGLTLGQSAGTMVALVTGGQATQGFVLDESGEALALTTAELSALDGLTASRQPTTVTIDDLGGYRIESQVITSDGAIIVTGLPLSDVTSTLSQQIVTIVAVTVGAMIIAGVAGLLIIRLALRPLDRVTATATRVAELPLDRGDVALAERVPNPDPRSEVGRVGLAFNRMLEHVAEALTSRQRSENKVRQFVADASHELRTPLASIRGYAELTRRTAPELPGEVSHSLGRIESEATRMTTLVEDLLLLARLDAKPELALDEVDLSLVLVDVVSDAHVAGPDHHWELDLPEEPVSVSGDALRLHQVFANLLANARVHTPAGTTVRVGVAATSDPDGRELAVVTVADDGPGIEEALLPTLFERFVRGDSSRSRHAGSTGLGLAIVKAVVDAHGGEVAVTSRPGETVFAVALPLIATR, encoded by the coding sequence GTGACACTGCGCCGCACGCTCATCCTGAGTGTGCTGGGTCTCATCGCCCTCGCCGGCGTCATCATCGGCGTGGTGAGCACGGTCGCCCTCAACGGCTTCCTGGTGAACCGCCTCGACGACCAGCTGCGCGAGGCCTCGAACCGCACCCTCGGGGCTCTCACCGGCGCCCAGGGCCCGGGCCCCCAGGGTGGGCTCACCCTCGGTCAGTCGGCGGGCACCATGGTGGCGCTCGTCACGGGCGGACAGGCGACGCAGGGCTTCGTGCTCGACGAGAGCGGGGAGGCGCTCGCGCTCACCACCGCCGAGCTGTCGGCCCTCGACGGGCTGACGGCCTCCCGCCAGCCGACCACGGTGACCATCGACGACTTGGGCGGCTACCGCATCGAGTCGCAGGTCATCACGAGCGACGGCGCGATCATCGTCACGGGCCTGCCGCTCTCCGACGTCACGAGCACGCTCTCGCAGCAGATCGTCACCATCGTCGCCGTCACGGTGGGGGCCATGATCATCGCCGGGGTCGCCGGTCTCCTCATCATCAGGCTGGCGCTCCGCCCGCTCGACCGCGTCACCGCGACGGCCACCCGGGTCGCCGAGCTGCCGCTCGACCGCGGCGACGTGGCGCTCGCCGAACGGGTGCCGAACCCCGACCCCCGCTCGGAGGTGGGGCGGGTGGGTCTTGCCTTCAACCGGATGCTCGAACACGTCGCAGAGGCCCTCACCTCCCGGCAGCGCAGCGAGAACAAGGTGCGGCAGTTCGTCGCCGATGCGAGCCACGAGCTGCGCACCCCGCTCGCCTCGATCCGCGGCTACGCCGAGCTGACCCGTCGCACCGCTCCCGAACTGCCGGGGGAGGTGTCGCACTCGCTCGGCCGCATCGAGTCGGAGGCCACGCGCATGACCACCCTGGTCGAAGACCTGCTGCTGCTGGCGCGGCTCGACGCGAAGCCCGAGCTGGCCCTCGACGAGGTCGACCTCTCGCTCGTGCTGGTCGACGTGGTGAGCGACGCGCACGTCGCGGGGCCCGACCACCACTGGGAGCTCGACCTGCCCGAGGAACCCGTCTCGGTCTCGGGCGACGCCCTGCGGCTGCACCAGGTGTTCGCGAACCTGCTCGCGAACGCGCGGGTGCACACCCCCGCCGGAACGACCGTGCGCGTCGGCGTCGCCGCGACCTCCGACCCCGACGGGCGGGAGCTCGCGGTGGTGACGGTGGCCGACGACGGCCCCGGCATCGAGGAGGCGCTGCTGCCCACGCTCTTCGAGCGCTTTGTGCGCGGCGACTCGTCACGCTCCCGTCACGCCGGCAGCACGGGTCTCGGGCTCGCCATCGTGAAGGCGGTGGTCGACGCCCACGGCGGCGAGGTGGCCGTCACCAGCAGGCCGGGGGAGACGGTGTTCGCCGTCGCGCTTCCCCTCATCGCGACGAGGTGA